Proteins from a single region of Gossypium arboreum isolate Shixiya-1 chromosome 1, ASM2569848v2, whole genome shotgun sequence:
- the LOC108480985 gene encoding organic cation/carnitine transporter 4-like: MANSPESNPISHGSSLGAPLLVPSKEPGWDSGPGSEPQKVCIDDMLQNYCGEFGYWQLKHFVLTSLAWALEAFHTMVMIFADREPGWRCVGELGCDEKESNVCGLEPGSWEWEGGPGSSTVAQWGLVCGQKYKVGLVQALFFGGCMIGAGVFGHLSDSKLGRKGSLTVVCILNAIFGCLTSLAPDYSTYLLLRLVTGFSTGGVGLCSFVLATEPVGPTKRGVAGMSTFYFFSTGIALLSGIAYIFPSWRALYVASSVPSILFLVLVVPLISESPRWYLVRGKMNEAMKIMRTIANANGHHLPDEVILALDDESNDASNGNQIWEAATVEKEAISGSIVDVIRSPITRIRLFLAVGINFTCSVVYYGLSLNVVNLETNLYLTVLLNAVAEMPAFTITAVLLDKFGRKPLAIGTQWFSAIFCFMGSLMGNVGISKVIRMCCGLLGIFGMAGTYNLLFIYTAELFPTVVRNAALGCATQAAQMGAILAPFVVVLGGGFPFLVFGVCGLIGGMLAYYLPETLNKPLYDTMTGLEEGELA, translated from the exons ATGGCTAACTCACCAGAATCAAATCCCATTAGCCATGGTTCCTCATTAGGAGCACCCTTGCTCGTCCCATCAAAAGAACCCGGATGGGATTCCGGGCCTGGATCCGAACCCCAGAAGGTTTGCATAGACGACATGTTGCAAAACTACTGCGGAGAATTTGGGTACTGGCAGCTGAAACACTTTGTTTTAACGAGCCTGGCGTGGGCCCTGGAAGCTTTCCATACTATGGTGATGATATTTGCAGACAGGGAACCTGGGTGGCGGTGTGTTGGAGAGTTAGGGTGTGATGAGAAGGAGAGCAACGTTTGTGGGTTGGAACCAGGGTCCTGGGAATGGGAGGGTGGTCCGGGGAGCTCCACGGTGGCTCAGTGGGGATTGGTTTGTGGACAGAAGTATAAGGTTGGGCTTGTGCAAGCCTTGTTTTTTGGCGGCTGCATGATTG GTGCAGGGGTTTTTGGTCATCTATCAGATTCAAAACTGGGAAGAAAAGGTTCCTTAACCGTGGTCTGCATCTTAAATGCCATATTTGGTTGCCTTACATCATTAGCCCCTGACTACTCTACCTATCTCCTACTCCGCTTAGTAACGGGATTCAGCACCGGAGGTGTCGGCCTCTGTTCCTTCGTCCTGGCCACTGAACCTGTTGGTCCAACGAAACGTGGTGTTGCTGGAATGTCGACGTTCTATTTCTTTTCGACCGGAATCGCATTGCTCTCGGGCATAGCGTACATTTTTCCTTCATGGCGTGCGCTTTACGTTGCCTCGTCTGTCCCCTCTATCCTTTTCCTTGTCCTGGTGGTCCCTTTGATCTCTGAGTCCCCACGTTGGTATCTTGTTCGTGGGAAAATGAATGAAGCCATGAAAATTATGCGCACCATAGCTAATGCCAACGGACATCACCTTCCTGATGAGGTCATCCTTGCACTGGATGATGAATCTAATGATGCTTCAAATGGTAATCAAATTTGGGAAGCAGCAACAGTTGAAAAAGAAGCAATCAGTGGTTCCATTGTAGATGTAATCCGATCACCAATCACTCGAATTCGACTATTCTTAGCAGTGGGAATCAACTTCACCTGCTCCGTCGTGTACTATGGCCTTAGCTTAAATGTCGTCAACCTCGAGACAAACCTTTACCTCACTGTCCTACTTAACGCGGTAGCTGAAATGCCAGCATTCACCATAACAGCAGTTCTGTTGGACAAATTTGGAAGGAAGCCATTGGCAATTGGGACACAATGGTTTAGTGCAATCTTCTGCTTCATGGGGAGCCTTATGGGCAATGTAGGAATATCCAAAGTAATAAGAATGTGTTGTGGGCTTCTGGGGATATTCGGCATGGCTGGGACTTACAATTTGTTGTTTATCTACACAGCAGAGCTCTTCCCTACAGTGGTGAGAAATGCAGCACTTGGATGTGCAACTCAAGCAGCCCAAATGGGAGCTATATTGGCACCATTTGTGGTGGTTTTGGGTGGTGGTTTTCCATTTCTGGTGTTTGGGGTATGTGGATTGATTGGAGGAATGCTTGCATACTACTTACCAGAGACATTAAACAAGCCATTGTATGACACAATGACAGGATTGGAAGAGGGAGAACTTGcttga